The DNA window AATGTAatgttaaaaaatcttaaatcatgAGAGCAAAAGTGAAATAATAATGAATCTACAAGGAGGAGGGATGTAGTTTCccttttatatattgatgagaAAGAGGCAATTAAGTATGTGTATACAGATAAGAGATGATAATTCGCATGCTGTAAATTTATGGAAGAAAAACTCTTGGTCCTCAAGAAACGTCCCCATGCATGCATGAGCCAGTTCCCAGATAGAAAACTATTCTAGTGCCAGAACAAGACTGTAATTGTCTTATTTACTCATTCACCGTCTTGGAAGAACCTGTGtatttcatttgatttggaAGAATTTATTACCTTCCTAAATTGAACACCTCAATTTGGTAAATTCACACCACACCATATTTTTTACACATTCAGTCAAATGCAATTGAAATGACTAGAAACCCTAGCCAGGTAAATGTTTCATTTATATAAGTATGGAGAATTACCATTCTTACACACACAAGTTTTCTCTTGAAATCCATACTTTCTAACAGAAAGAATgaattcatcatcatcttcttctcctaaTAGAGAGCGAGTGAAGTGGACTTTGGAGGAGAACAAATTGTTCGAGAACGCTATCGCAGAGTTCGATCCTGGTTCTcctgatttttttgaaaagatttctGAAAGAATTCCAGAGAAAACTTTGAAGCAGACTGAAGATCATTTTCTAATATTGATTGAAGATGTTGAGAAGATTGAGTCAGGCCTTACCCCATTGCCTGACTATGGGACTACTTCGAGAGGTGACAAAGGAAAAGGGTCTAACAGTAATGATAAACccaaacagagaaagaaaggggTTCCATGGACTGGAGAAGAACACGagtatgtataataataattaaaatattatccttAATTTGCTTTCTCTATCTTTTcctcaattttgattttcttgttcttaATTAACTTGAGCTTTAAAATCAATGGAGGACATTCTATGATTAACAGAGTGAAAGATAATTATTAGGCTGCTTATAAATTTATATGCCTTTCTCCGCATCCGATTGTATTTGGGGTTATGGCGTGgtgttaaataatttaaatatgttattaatgcATTGTAAGCCCGTGTAATTAATTGACAGGTTGTTCCTGAATGGATTAAAGAAATATGGCAAGGGAGATTGGAGAAGCATTTCTAGGAACTGTGTAGTGACGAGAACCCCTTCACAAGTTGCAAGCCATGCCCAGAAG is part of the Populus trichocarpa isolate Nisqually-1 chromosome 7, P.trichocarpa_v4.1, whole genome shotgun sequence genome and encodes:
- the LOC7483080 gene encoding transcription factor DIVARICATA; this encodes MNSSSSSSPNRERVKWTLEENKLFENAIAEFDPGSPDFFEKISERIPEKTLKQTEDHFLILIEDVEKIESGLTPLPDYGTTSRGDKGKGSNSNDKPKQRKKGVPWTGEEHELFLNGLKKYGKGDWRSISRNCVVTRTPSQVASHAQKYFLRLQNSSNTEHKQWYSSTSRHRRRNSSSSSTTDKAAASMAAAPSPHLSVPASISNEFAATPFSHFSSD